One stretch of Betaproteobacteria bacterium DNA includes these proteins:
- a CDS encoding MFS transporter yields MNTPPDAAVAAASAKPASPWPVFWVASVASFLVSLDTTMLFAAFDPLRHAFASASAADLSWVLNAYTVVYATTLIPAGGLADTYGRRRVFLIGVALFLAASAACGLAGSVGWLVAARVVQAIGAALLTPASLSIVLAAFPQTRRAVVVSLWGAVGGLAAAVGPSAGSFVIETLGWPWAFYLNLPLGGLALWRGAAILTESTKPDARRRIDVVGMALMMLAVGTVTLAIVESDAPSWSHTELAILGATGLVAAGAFVAWARRAAEPLVDLALFQNRTYRFVNAATLSFGIAFSMMFLTFFFYMMNVWHFSLPQAGLAVTPGPLLVMPTAIITGRLASRLGHRRFLVGGSLLYACSGLWFLLVPGTEVHYVLHWLPGLMMSGISVGLVLPSLSAAAVNRLPVAHYAVGSAVNQATRQIGSVLGVALTVALLGHATLQRDDFDLLYLLLISLALLTALLCLPVDTKPRPAPSFTTMTDLHAPPSPPQPSNSP; encoded by the coding sequence GTGAACACACCTCCCGACGCCGCCGTGGCGGCGGCCAGCGCCAAGCCTGCCTCGCCATGGCCCGTCTTCTGGGTGGCCAGCGTCGCGTCCTTCCTCGTGTCGCTCGACACGACGATGCTGTTCGCGGCCTTCGACCCGCTGCGGCACGCCTTTGCGAGCGCATCGGCAGCGGACCTGTCGTGGGTCCTTAACGCCTACACGGTGGTCTACGCGACAACGTTGATTCCCGCCGGCGGCCTGGCCGACACGTACGGTCGCAGGCGGGTCTTCCTGATCGGCGTGGCGCTGTTCCTCGCCGCGTCGGCGGCCTGCGGTCTGGCAGGAAGCGTAGGCTGGCTCGTCGCGGCCCGTGTGGTGCAGGCCATCGGAGCGGCGCTGCTGACCCCTGCCTCTCTGTCGATTGTTCTCGCCGCATTTCCGCAGACACGGCGGGCAGTGGTCGTCAGCCTGTGGGGTGCGGTCGGCGGCCTCGCCGCCGCCGTGGGCCCGAGCGCGGGCAGTTTCGTGATCGAAACCTTGGGCTGGCCCTGGGCGTTCTACCTCAACCTTCCCTTGGGCGGGCTCGCGCTGTGGCGCGGCGCGGCTATCCTGACGGAATCGACCAAGCCCGACGCGCGCCGTCGGATAGACGTCGTCGGCATGGCGCTGATGATGCTGGCCGTGGGCACCGTCACGCTGGCGATCGTGGAGTCCGATGCGCCGAGTTGGAGCCACACCGAACTCGCGATCCTCGGCGCGACAGGGCTGGTCGCCGCCGGTGCCTTCGTCGCCTGGGCACGCAGAGCGGCAGAGCCACTGGTGGATCTGGCGTTGTTTCAGAACCGAACCTACCGCTTCGTCAATGCCGCGACCCTGTCTTTCGGCATTGCGTTCTCGATGATGTTCCTGACGTTCTTCTTCTACATGATGAACGTCTGGCACTTCAGCCTGCCGCAGGCAGGACTGGCGGTGACGCCCGGGCCCCTGCTGGTGATGCCCACTGCGATCATCACCGGTCGCCTGGCGTCGCGACTGGGCCATCGCCGCTTCCTGGTGGGCGGTTCCCTGCTGTATGCCTGTAGCGGTCTGTGGTTTCTGCTCGTGCCCGGAACCGAGGTGCACTACGTCTTGCACTGGCTTCCCGGCTTGATGATGAGCGGAATCTCTGTCGGACTGGTGCTTCCCTCGTTATCGGCCGCAGCCGTCAACCGGCTGCCCGTGGCGCACTATGCGGTCGGCAGCGCCGTCAACCAGGCCACACGCCAGATTGGCTCGGTGCTCGGGGTGGCGCTCACCGTGGCGCTGCTCGGCCACGCGACCCTGCAACGCGACGACTTCGATTTGCTCTACCTTCTGCTCATTTCGCTCGCGCTGCTGACGGCACTGCTTTGCCTACCCGTGGACACCAAACCACGACCCGCGCCGTCATTCACGACCATGACCGATCTGCACGCGCCGCCAAGCCCACCTCAACCATCGAATTCACCATGA
- a CDS encoding TetR/AcrR family transcriptional regulator produces MRYAPEHRVQTRERIVREAAAEIRKHGPDRIGVASLMSKAGLTHGGFYAHFKSKDDLVAEAITYMFDDRYAAFLQRMQDVEPAQGLAAYVDGYLTVRHRDQPQNGCPLPCLTGDLARMSAAACKRFDEGTRRLTNSIADALRAMERPCPEVLAASMLSEMVGAMAIARAVSDNERSKQILLASRDSIKARIGLDI; encoded by the coding sequence ATGCGCTACGCACCTGAGCACAGGGTCCAGACACGCGAGAGAATTGTGCGTGAGGCCGCGGCCGAGATCCGCAAACATGGCCCTGACCGAATTGGAGTTGCCAGCCTCATGAGCAAAGCGGGGCTTACCCATGGTGGGTTCTACGCGCACTTCAAGTCCAAGGACGATCTCGTGGCGGAGGCGATAACGTATATGTTCGATGATCGCTATGCGGCGTTTCTGCAGAGGATGCAAGACGTTGAGCCTGCGCAGGGGCTTGCGGCTTACGTTGACGGTTACCTGACCGTGCGTCATCGTGACCAGCCGCAGAATGGGTGTCCCTTGCCGTGCCTGACCGGAGATCTCGCACGCATGTCGGCGGCTGCATGCAAACGATTCGACGAGGGAACCCGGCGGCTAACGAACTCGATCGCCGATGCGTTACGGGCAATGGAGCGTCCGTGCCCGGAGGTGCTGGCGGCGTCCATGCTGTCTGAGATGGTGGGGGCCATGGCAATCGCTCGCGCGGTGTCAGACAACGAGCGGTCCAAACAAATTCTCCTAGCCTCGCGCGACAGCATCAAGGCCCGTATCGGACTAGATATCTGA